GTTGCACTGACAGGAACGGCCTCGTTAGTTACCATGACTGCCAATACCCAGAATTTTAGGGTGGTTGCTGATTTAACCAATTTAGGGGTTGGCAAGCATCGCGTTCATTTGAAGGCGGAAGGTTTGAACAAAGATTTGAGCTACTCGATTTCGCCTAAATCAGTGACTGTCGACATCCAGGTGCGGGACAATAAGACCATGCCGATTCAGGTTCGCTATAATAAGGCCAGCATCGCTTCCGGTTATGCAGCAGGTGATCCTAAGCTTTCGGCGCGAACCGTTGAAGTGACGGGTGCACGCTCCGTGATTGACTCGATTGCCCAGGTCGTTGCCAATGTTTCGTTGGCGCACAATACCCGCAAGACCGTTGACCAGGAAGTGCTATTGCAAGCGTTGGATGATAATGGCAATACTATGAATGTGGTGCTGTCACCGCAAACCGTGCACGTGACATTGCCGATTTCTCAACCCAGTAAAAAAGTAAATATTGAGTTGAAGCAAACCGGCAATGCGGCAAGCGGGCATACGTACGCCTTGTCGTCAGACACAAAACAGGTTACCGTATATGGAGACCAGCAAAGTCTGGATAAGTTGAGTAAATTGACCGTTCCTGTTGATATCAGTGGCATCACTTCGACAACAACGCGGACGTTCAACGTAACAGATCTCAACGACAGTATTTCTGCGGCCGACCCGAAAACCATTAAGGTGACGGTGAGTGTTGGCAACACAGGGACTGGTAATGGTGGTGGTAATGACGATGATGATGTGGGCACTAACGCTAACGCTGGCACGTCAACCGCTTCATCGAATTCATCCAGTGCCAGTAGTTCTCAATCAAGTTCGTCAAGCGAAAGCACATCAGCAAGTGAAAAATAACCACTGGAAGAAATGAGGAAAAAATAAGATGACAAAGTATTTTGGTACCGATGGTGTTCGTGGCATTGCTAATAAGGAACTGAGTCCGGAAATGGCGTTTCGACTCGGGCGTACGGGTGGCTATGTGCTGACTCAGCACAAAGAGGATGCCAGTCATCGGCCATTGGTTCTGGTAGCGCGCGATACCCGGATTTCCGGTCAGATGTTAGCAGATGCTTTGATTGCCGGATTACTGTCGGTTGGCATTGAAGTGCTGGATCTTGGCGTTATCACAACGCCGGCAGTTGCTTACCTAATTAAAATTCAAGGGGCCGATGCCGGGATTCAGATTTCGGCTTCACATAATCCGGTTGCCGACAATGGTATCAAGTTCTTTGGCGCAGACGGTTACAAGCTTTCTGACGAAACGGAAGAAGAAATTGAAGCTTTGTTAGATGCACCGGAAGATAACCTGCCGCGTCCGGCTGCAGAGGGACTGGGAACCG
Above is a window of Lacticaseibacillus casei DSM 20011 = JCM 1134 = ATCC 393 DNA encoding:
- a CDS encoding CdaR family protein; its protein translation is MNRLWDKPWVNRLLALLLAIGLFAYVNVESINNTRQNANDDTTLVANKTQTVKVPLQVNANTDKYFITGYPSKVSVALTGTASLVTMTANTQNFRVVADLTNLGVGKHRVHLKAEGLNKDLSYSISPKSVTVDIQVRDNKTMPIQVRYNKASIASGYAAGDPKLSARTVEVTGARSVIDSIAQVVANVSLAHNTRKTVDQEVLLQALDDNGNTMNVVLSPQTVHVTLPISQPSKKVNIELKQTGNAASGHTYALSSDTKQVTVYGDQQSLDKLSKLTVPVDISGITSTTTRTFNVTDLNDSISAADPKTIKVTVSVGNTGTGNGGGNDDDDVGTNANAGTSTASSNSSSASSSQSSSSSESTSASEK